The following is a genomic window from Polycladomyces zharkentensis.
GCCCGTTCAACCGGTCGGAGGACGGGTTCGCGTACCGAACGGACCGGGAATCGGGGTGGAAATCGAACCTCGTTCACTTCAACAATATTTGTGGGACGGTACGATCTATTATTAAATTGGAAGGGAACGTACATATGTTCGCAGAATGAGTAAGAGGCGCAACCGGTTCAACATGTTGACAAATGGCAGGAGGGATTGAACGTGATCGAGAAATTGACGCATGTCACCTTGGTGGTGGATGACTATGATCGGGCACTGTCGTGGTACTCGGAAAAATTGGGATTCGAGGTACAGGACAATGTCGAATACGGTCCCGGTTACCGCTGGGTGACGGTTTGTCCCCGGGAACAGCGGGATGTCGTGATTGTGCTTCACAAACCGCATGAGACGGAGACGGCACTCAAAACGGGCAATGCGTCCCACTGGGTGTTCAGCACCCGCGACTGTCGAAAAACGGTGGAGGAACTGCGCAACCGGGACGTGAAGATCGTCCGAGAGCCGGAGGAAGTGCCGTGGGGTGTACAAGCCGTCTTTGAAGACCTGTACGGCAACCACTTCGTGCTGGTCCAACCGGCTGAAGGAATGTAGCGGCCGCACTTGCCAATCCCCTCACACGTTCTCTATGCTGAAATGGGAGCAGGGAACGGAGAGGGGGTTTTTTCATGCGGATTTTGGTGGCGGAGGATGATCCGGCCGTTTGCGAAATGCTGTCATTATTTTTCGATAAAGAAGGGTATGCCGCCCAATTTGTCCATGACGGCCAAGCGGCATGGGAAATGTGGAAAAGTCAGCCGTACGATATGTTAATCCTGGATTGGATGTTGCCCAAAATGGACGGAATCACGATTTGCCGACGCGTCCGTCGGGAATCGGATGTACCCATCATCCTGTTGACAGCCCGGATACAAGAGTCAGATCAGGTGTTGGGTTTGGAAATCGGGGCGGATGATTACGTGACCAAGCCGTTCAGCCCATTGGCGTTGATGGCCAGGATCAAAGCGATCCGACGGCGGTGTTCGCTCAAGGAGGGAGACAGAGAAGAAGACTGGATTCGTACCCGTCATTTTGCCGTACGTCGTGAAACGAAGGAAGTATGGCGGGACGGCGTGAAGATTGAGCCATTGACACCCAGGGAATTTGATCTGTTGTGCCATTTTCTGCGTCATCCGCGCCGCGTGTTTTCACGCGAGGAGTTGTTGGATGCCGTCTGGGGATACGATTTCTATGGAGACGAGCGCACGGTGGATGCGCATATCAGGCGGTTGCGAAAAAAGATTGCCGTCCCGGGGAAGGAATGGATCCATACCGTGTGGGGTGTGGGGTACAAGTGGGAAGAGGCGGAAGTCGATGAAGAACGGTAAGTTGTTTCACAAGATGTTGGCCGCACAGATCGCGGTGTTGCTGACGGCTGTCATGCTGATGTCGGCCATCACATCCGTGGCCGTACAAAAATTTTTGTATCAGCAGAAATGGAAGGAATTGCGGGAGATCGGCCAGTTGGTGATTCCCAGTACCCCTACGGACGGCGAATTGGTACGTCGATGGAGGCAGTTGCGACCGGTGTTGGGTGCCAGAGACATCCATGTACTGCAAGTGGATGGACGCGGACGGGTATTGTTTCCCGTCGGGTTCAGGGGAAACAGTGTGACGATCAGCTCCGATGTGAGAAACAGGTTGATGCGTGGAAAAGTGGTGGAAGGGAGGGATAGAATCGGGAACCAACCGGTGACATGGGTGATTTTCCCCGACCGGAGACAAACCGATCTGCGGGCGTGGATTCTTTTTTCCCCCGTGGAAGGAATCAACCGGGCAATCC
Proteins encoded in this region:
- a CDS encoding VOC family protein produces the protein MIEKLTHVTLVVDDYDRALSWYSEKLGFEVQDNVEYGPGYRWVTVCPREQRDVVIVLHKPHETETALKTGNASHWVFSTRDCRKTVEELRNRDVKIVREPEEVPWGVQAVFEDLYGNHFVLVQPAEGM
- a CDS encoding response regulator transcription factor, coding for MRILVAEDDPAVCEMLSLFFDKEGYAAQFVHDGQAAWEMWKSQPYDMLILDWMLPKMDGITICRRVRRESDVPIILLTARIQESDQVLGLEIGADDYVTKPFSPLALMARIKAIRRRCSLKEGDREEDWIRTRHFAVRRETKEVWRDGVKIEPLTPREFDLLCHFLRHPRRVFSREELLDAVWGYDFYGDERTVDAHIRRLRKKIAVPGKEWIHTVWGVGYKWEEAEVDEER